The nucleotide sequence GCGGCAGGCACGTTGAAGTGCTGCATGACGCCCGGAAGGTCGCAGAACCGGATGTCGACGAACTTGATGTCCTCGGCCTTGATGAAAGCGAGGACCTCGTCAGCGGAGCTGAACACTGTGTTGAACCTCCTGGTTCGGTGCAGGGGCTATGGGAGCCAGCCCTGATGGCGTTGCCGACGACGCTAGGGCGGGGCGGTTTCCCGACCGTGACCCGGATGTTTCGCCGACGTAACGCCAGCCACCGTATCAAGGAGTGGGACGACGCGCCCGAAGCGTGGAACGCGTCGGCCAGTAGGCTGGGACCGTGCCGACGACCCCCGCCCCGAGCCCCACCGCGACCCCGGCGGACGCCACGCTCCTGCGCCGCTTCGGCGGCTTCGTCGTCGACTGGGTGGTCAGCGCCGTCGTGACCTTCACGGTCCTGCCCTTCGACCTCGCGCAGCCGGGGGAGACCCCGCCGATGGTCCTCGGCCTGCCGACGAGCAGCTGGGCCGTCGCGGGCGTCTACGTCGTGCTCAGCACGCTCCTCGTGTCGCTGACGGGCT is from Arthrobacter sp. NEB 688 and encodes:
- a CDS encoding RDD family protein is translated as MPTTPAPSPTATPADATLLRRFGGFVVDWVVSAVVTFTVLPFDLAQPGETPPMVLGLPTSSWAVAGVYVVLSTLLVSLTGSSLGHRLMGLQVWQVRPQPFPLQVLLRSVLAALVLPALFTAGGRSLHDLAAGTRIVRPGAPATTRADA